One genomic window of Geodermatophilus sp. DSM 44513 includes the following:
- a CDS encoding DUF4383 domain-containing protein — translation MKLRPQSRQRTATDPGQPPSLGARVPVVQRIGAIVVGLVILVFGLLGFANQLAFFSTEGEDVLGLSSNGLLSTISVVTAVVLFVAAARGPRIASNVMIVVGALFLLSALLNLAVLRTSFNILAFEFPNVVFSVVAGLLLLVLGAYGRFSANLPPDSPYARPGTGEEEIDLTSDLPSTPEEVAAEKAMRDAEVAVVQHVATNDQRRRVAAMAQVHSRAERRRVWMSFDEAGRELR, via the coding sequence ATGAAGCTGCGTCCCCAGTCCCGACAGCGGACGGCGACCGACCCGGGCCAGCCGCCGTCGCTCGGCGCCCGCGTCCCCGTGGTCCAGCGCATCGGCGCCATCGTCGTCGGCCTGGTGATCCTGGTCTTCGGCCTGCTCGGCTTCGCCAACCAGCTGGCCTTCTTCTCCACCGAGGGCGAGGACGTCCTCGGCCTGTCCTCCAACGGTCTGCTGTCGACCATCTCCGTGGTCACCGCCGTGGTGCTCTTCGTCGCCGCGGCCCGCGGCCCGCGGATCGCCTCGAACGTGATGATCGTGGTGGGGGCGCTGTTCCTGCTGTCGGCGCTGCTCAACCTGGCCGTGCTGCGCACCAGCTTCAACATCCTCGCCTTCGAGTTCCCCAACGTCGTCTTCTCCGTCGTCGCCGGCCTGCTGCTGCTCGTCCTCGGCGCCTACGGCCGGTTCAGCGCCAACCTGCCGCCGGACAGCCCCTACGCCCGGCCCGGCACCGGCGAGGAGGAGATCGACCTGACCAGCGACCTCCCGTCCACCCCGGAGGAGGTCGCCGCGGAGAAGGCCATGCGCGACGCGGAGGTGGCCGTCGTCCAGCACGTCGCCACCAACGACCAGCGCCGCCGGGTGGCCGCGATGGCCCAGGTGCACAGCCGCGCCGAGCGCCGCCGGGTGTGGATGTCCTTCGACGAGGCCGGGCGCGAGTTGCGCTGA
- a CDS encoding precorrin-2 C(20)-methyltransferase, protein MSPTDRGNRDVGGAGGRTGRLYGVGLGPGDPELVTVKAARLIAAADVVAFHAAQHGRSVARSVAAPYLRAGQVEELLVYPVTTETTDHPGGYQGAIDEFYEAAAARLAAHLDVGRDVVVLAEGDPFFYGSYMHMHKRLAHRYPTEVVPGVTSVSGAAAAVGRPLVERDEVLTVLPGTLPPEELAEWLATTDSAAVMKLGRTFGNVRAAFDAAGVLDRALYVERASTDRQRTAPLADVDPDTVPYFSLALLPSRLTEPAPVPAEACAAPHPGEVVVVGLGPGARCWTTPEAAEALAAADDLVGYGPYLDRVPANPRQTRHASDNRVEAERAAHALELARSGRRVAVVSSGDPGVFAMAAAVLEVAERPEHAGVPVRVLPGLTAAQAVAARVGAPLGHDFAVVSLSDVRKPWDVVVERLRHTSAADLVLALYNPRSRARPHQLAHAQAVLLEGRKPDTVVVVGRDVGGPEESIRVTTLGELDPETVDMRCCVLVGSSQTRVSRAGAVYSPRTHPGS, encoded by the coding sequence ATGAGCCCGACCGACCGCGGAAATCGCGATGTTGGCGGGGCCGGCGGACGCACCGGTCGCCTCTACGGAGTCGGGCTGGGCCCCGGCGACCCGGAGCTGGTCACCGTCAAGGCCGCCCGGCTGATCGCCGCGGCCGACGTCGTCGCCTTCCACGCCGCCCAGCACGGCCGGTCGGTGGCCCGGTCGGTGGCCGCGCCCTACCTGCGCGCCGGCCAGGTCGAGGAGCTGCTGGTCTACCCGGTCACCACCGAGACCACCGACCACCCCGGCGGCTACCAGGGTGCGATCGACGAGTTCTACGAGGCGGCCGCGGCCCGGCTGGCCGCGCACCTGGACGTCGGCCGCGACGTCGTCGTGCTCGCCGAGGGCGACCCGTTCTTCTACGGCTCCTACATGCACATGCACAAGCGGCTGGCGCACCGCTACCCGACCGAGGTGGTGCCCGGGGTGACCAGCGTGAGCGGCGCCGCGGCGGCGGTCGGCCGGCCGCTGGTGGAGCGCGACGAGGTGCTCACCGTGCTGCCCGGCACCCTGCCGCCCGAGGAGCTGGCCGAGTGGCTGGCCACCACCGACTCGGCCGCCGTGATGAAGCTGGGGCGCACCTTCGGCAACGTGCGGGCCGCCTTCGACGCCGCCGGGGTGCTCGACCGCGCCCTCTACGTCGAGCGGGCCAGCACCGACCGCCAGCGCACGGCACCGCTGGCCGACGTCGACCCGGACACCGTCCCCTACTTCTCCCTCGCCCTGCTGCCCAGCCGGCTCACCGAGCCCGCGCCGGTGCCCGCGGAGGCGTGCGCCGCACCGCACCCGGGCGAGGTGGTGGTGGTCGGCCTGGGCCCCGGCGCCCGCTGCTGGACCACGCCCGAGGCCGCCGAGGCGCTGGCCGCGGCCGACGACCTGGTCGGCTACGGCCCCTACCTGGACCGGGTGCCGGCCAACCCGCGGCAGACCCGCCACGCCAGCGACAACCGGGTGGAGGCCGAGCGCGCCGCCCACGCCCTGGAGCTGGCCCGGTCCGGACGCCGGGTCGCCGTGGTCTCCAGCGGTGACCCCGGCGTCTTCGCCATGGCCGCCGCGGTGCTGGAGGTCGCCGAGCGGCCCGAGCACGCCGGCGTCCCGGTGCGGGTGCTGCCCGGGCTCACCGCGGCGCAGGCGGTCGCGGCCCGGGTCGGTGCGCCGCTGGGTCACGACTTCGCGGTGGTCAGCCTCTCCGACGTCCGCAAGCCGTGGGACGTCGTCGTCGAACGGCTGCGGCACACGTCGGCCGCCGACCTGGTGCTCGCGCTCTACAACCCGCGGTCGCGGGCCCGGCCGCACCAGCTGGCGCACGCGCAGGCGGTGCTGCTGGAGGGCCGCAAGCCCGACACGGTGGTCGTCGTCGGGCGCGACGTCGGCGGCCCGGAGGAGAGCATCCGGGTGACCACCCTCGGCGAGCTGGACCCGGAGACCGTCGACATGCGCTGCTGCGTGCTGGTCGGGTCCTCCCAGACGCGGGTGAGCCGCGCCGGCGCCGTCTACAGCCCCCGCACCCACCCGGGCAGCTGA
- a CDS encoding tetratricopeptide repeat protein yields the protein MTQRDLHSDFLSADLYLAVGQPIEAARLLEPVVAAEPANGAALELLARAYFGSAQLARAEEALTRLVAMAPADGWARRALARTLERQSRAGEAVAHHRVADALGAA from the coding sequence ATGACGCAGCGCGACCTCCACTCGGACTTCCTGAGCGCGGACCTGTACCTCGCCGTCGGTCAGCCGATCGAGGCGGCGCGCCTGCTGGAGCCGGTCGTGGCCGCCGAGCCGGCCAACGGGGCGGCGCTGGAGCTGCTGGCCCGCGCCTACTTCGGCTCCGCGCAGCTGGCGCGCGCCGAGGAGGCGCTGACCCGGCTGGTGGCGATGGCCCCCGCCGACGGCTGGGCCCGCCGGGCGCTGGCCCGCACCCTGGAGCGGCAGAGCCGGGCCGGCGAGGCGGTGGCCCACCACCGGGTCGCCGACGCCCTCGGCGCCGCCTGA
- the cobG gene encoding precorrin-3B synthase → MTATPAAARAGADACPGALQTHPAADGALARVRVPGGLLTAAKLRALAAAARALGDGALELTSRGNVQLRGLAPEAEADLGDRLAATGLLPSATHERVRNVLASALTGRTGGHLDARPWVRGLDAALCGDPALAALPGRYLATLDDGRGDVTGLGGDVGLLALSPETVALTLAGADSGLRATPDRAVALALAATRAFLDERGAQGGTAWRLAELNEGPTRVAARLDLTAAGGLRRAEVPADGLPRAGVPGPVGSAVQDDGRVALVGVVPLGRLSADQADLLARVTAEVQLTPWRSVVVPDLAEDAVDDVAVALHRTGVVFDAESPWTRVTACAGRPGCAKSLADVRADAARAVATGALPAGGARQHWAGCARRCGRPRGEVVDVVATGTGYLIGEA, encoded by the coding sequence ATGACCGCCACCCCCGCCGCCGCCCGCGCCGGCGCCGACGCCTGCCCGGGTGCGCTGCAGACGCACCCGGCCGCGGACGGCGCCCTGGCGCGGGTGCGGGTGCCCGGCGGCCTGCTCACCGCTGCCAAGCTGCGCGCCCTGGCCGCCGCGGCCCGGGCCCTCGGCGACGGGGCGCTGGAGCTGACCAGCCGGGGCAACGTGCAGCTGCGCGGGCTGGCCCCCGAGGCGGAGGCCGACCTCGGCGACCGGCTCGCCGCCACGGGCCTGCTGCCCAGTGCCACCCACGAGCGGGTGCGCAACGTGCTGGCCAGCGCGCTCACCGGGCGGACCGGCGGGCACCTCGACGCCCGCCCGTGGGTGCGAGGGCTGGACGCCGCGCTGTGCGGCGACCCGGCCCTGGCCGCGCTGCCCGGCCGGTACCTGGCCACGCTGGACGACGGCCGCGGCGACGTCACCGGTCTCGGCGGGGACGTCGGGCTGCTCGCCCTGTCCCCCGAGACGGTCGCGCTCACCCTGGCCGGCGCCGACAGCGGGCTGCGGGCCACCCCTGACCGGGCCGTGGCGCTCGCGCTGGCCGCCACCCGCGCCTTCCTGGACGAGCGCGGGGCGCAGGGCGGCACCGCCTGGCGGCTGGCCGAGCTCAACGAGGGCCCGACCCGTGTCGCCGCCCGGCTGGACCTGACCGCTGCGGGCGGCCTCCGGCGCGCGGAGGTCCCCGCGGACGGCCTCCCGCGCGCGGGGGTCCCCGGGCCGGTCGGGTCGGCGGTGCAGGACGACGGGCGGGTGGCCCTCGTCGGCGTCGTCCCGCTGGGGCGGCTGTCCGCGGACCAGGCCGACCTGCTGGCCCGCGTCACCGCGGAGGTCCAGCTGACGCCGTGGCGCAGCGTCGTCGTCCCCGACCTGGCCGAGGACGCCGTCGACGACGTCGCGGTCGCGCTGCACCGCACCGGCGTGGTGTTCGACGCGGAGAGCCCGTGGACGCGGGTGACCGCCTGCGCGGGGCGGCCCGGGTGCGCCAAGTCGCTGGCCGACGTCCGCGCCGACGCGGCCCGCGCCGTGGCGACCGGCGCGCTGCCGGCCGGCGGAGCCCGTCAGCACTGGGCCGGGTGCGCGCGCCGCTGCGGCCGGCCGCGGGGAGAGGTCGTCGACGTGGTCGCGACCGGGACCGGCTACCTCATCGGAGAGGCCTGA
- a CDS encoding precorrin-8X methylmutase, whose amino-acid sequence MHAYEYEYERDGAEIYRRSFATIRAESDLAGLPEDVARVAVRMVHACGQVDLVQDIAYSPGVVARARAALDAGAPVLCDATMVASGVTRRRLPQDNDVVCTLNDPRTPALAAELGTTRTAAALELWRDRLDGAVVAIGNAPTALFHLLEMVAAGAPRPAAVLGIPVGFIGAVESKDALAASDLEHLVVRGRRGGSAIVAAAVNAIASDVE is encoded by the coding sequence ATGCACGCGTACGAGTACGAGTACGAGAGGGACGGCGCGGAGATCTACCGACGCTCCTTCGCCACCATCCGCGCCGAGAGCGACCTGGCCGGACTGCCCGAGGACGTCGCCCGTGTGGCGGTCCGGATGGTGCACGCCTGCGGCCAGGTCGACCTGGTGCAGGACATCGCCTACTCCCCCGGCGTGGTCGCGCGGGCCCGGGCGGCCCTGGACGCCGGCGCCCCGGTGCTCTGCGACGCGACGATGGTCGCCTCCGGGGTCACCCGCCGGCGGCTGCCGCAGGACAACGACGTGGTCTGCACGCTGAACGACCCGCGCACCCCGGCGCTGGCCGCCGAGCTGGGCACCACCCGCACCGCCGCGGCGCTCGAGCTGTGGCGCGACCGGCTGGACGGCGCCGTGGTGGCCATCGGCAACGCGCCGACCGCCCTGTTCCACCTGCTGGAGATGGTCGCCGCCGGAGCACCCCGCCCCGCCGCGGTGCTCGGCATCCCGGTCGGCTTCATCGGCGCGGTGGAGTCCAAGGACGCACTGGCCGCCAGCGACCTGGAGCACCTGGTGGTCCGCGGCCGGCGCGGCGGCAGCGCGATCGTGGCGGCCGCGGTCAACGCGATCGCGAGCGACGTCGAATGA